In Rhodobacter xanthinilyticus, a single window of DNA contains:
- a CDS encoding response regulator transcription factor → MRILLIEDDTVLGAAVRDQIAADGQTVDWVTRLDLAREAMAGTGYDLVLLDLMLPDGRGIAFLRAVRARGETVPVIILTALDQISDRIEGLNAGADDYLVKPFDLAELSARIGAVARRYSGNPNPLIHIEDLEIDLAQKRVSRGGKAVSLTAREWALFEAFLSRPGQVFSRAQLEDKLYAFDAEVESNAIEVHISRLRKKLGARVIATERGLGYRLVAR, encoded by the coding sequence ATGCGGATCTTGCTGATCGAGGATGATACGGTTCTGGGCGCGGCGGTGCGCGACCAGATCGCGGCGGATGGCCAGACGGTCGATTGGGTGACGCGGCTTGATCTCGCGCGCGAGGCGATGGCGGGCACGGGCTATGACCTCGTGCTGCTCGATCTGATGCTGCCCGACGGGCGCGGGATCGCGTTCCTGCGCGCGGTGCGCGCGCGCGGCGAGACGGTGCCGGTGATCATCCTGACCGCGCTCGACCAGATCTCGGACCGCATCGAGGGCTTGAACGCGGGCGCCGATGACTACCTCGTCAAACCCTTCGATCTGGCCGAGCTCTCGGCGCGGATCGGGGCCGTCGCGCGCCGCTATAGCGGCAACCCCAACCCCTTGATCCATATCGAAGATCTCGAGATCGACCTGGCGCAGAAACGGGTTTCGCGGGGGGGCAAGGCGGTGAGCCTGACGGCGCGGGAATGGGCGCTTTTCGAGGCCTTCCTCTCCCGCCCGGGGCAGGTCTTCTCGCGCGCGCAGCTCGAGGACAAGCTCTACGCCTTCGACGCCGAGGTCGAGAGCAATGCGATCGAGGTCCATATCAGCCGGTTGCGCAAGAAGCTCGGCGCGCGCGTGATCGCGACCGAACGCGGCCTTGGCTACCGGCTGGTGGCGCGGTGA